The genome window GATATACTATTTTAAGTCCAGGAACCGTATAGAACCAGGCTTCGTTAGTTTGTGAGTGAAAAGGTCCTGCTCCTACTCCTGCACCGCAAGGCATTCGGATCACAACATCTGCTTTTTGATTCCAGCGGTAATATGATTTGGCCAGATAATTAACAATAGGATTAAAGCCGCTGCTTACAAAATCTGCAAATTGCATCTCTACCACTGCTTTCATTCCGGCGATACTCAATCCCATGGCAGCTTCTACGATCGCACTTTCACAGATAGGGGTATTTCTTACTCGTTCTTTACCGTATTTTTCTACAAATCCATCGGTTATTTTAAATACACCCCCGTATTCTGCAATGTCTTGTCCCATGATCACCAGGTTGTCATATGCATCCATAGCTTCCTCTAGTCCATCCTTTATGGCATCTACCACTCGTATATTTTGAGTAGAATTCTCTTGCTGGACTTGATTAAATGTATGTGGTGCAAACACATCTGCCAGTTCTAGTTCTGGTGTTGATTCAGGTAAAGCTTTCGCGAAAGCGGTGTCTAAACCATGATTGATCTTTTGTTTAAACTCTTTTTTCCAGTTCTGAATTTGATCGCTAGAAATGACATGATCCTCTAGCAAAAACTGTTCAAAGCGAGATAATGGATCGCGTTGTTCCCAATATTCCAACAAATCATCAGGCACATATTTGGTGCCACTTGCCTCTTCATGACCACGTCTTCTAAAGGTCTTAAACTCGATCAATACGGGATGAGGGTGCTCCCGCATGTCATTTAATATCGACGAAATTTTAGTGTATACTTCAATGATATTATTCCCGTCGATAATATGAGATTCCATACCATATCCCAACGCACGATCTGCTAGGTGTTCACAATTGTATTGCTCTGAAGTAGGCGTACTCAGTCCATAACCGTTATTTTCTATACAGAAAAGTACTGGCAGACTCCAAACACTAGCTACATTAAGCGCCTCGTGAAAGTCCCCTTCACTGGTCCCGCCTTCACCAGTAAAGACGGCAGTGGCTTTACCAGTATTATTCATCTTTTGAGCGAGAGCAATCCCGTCTGCAACCCCTAGTTGTGGACCAAGGTGAGAAATCATCCCAACGATTTTATACTCTTGAGTACCAAAGTGAAAACTTCGGTCACGGCCTTTGGTAAAGCCATCTACTTTTCCCTGCCATTGTGCAAAGAGTTTCCACAGCGGTATCTCCCGAGAGGTGAAAACACCTAGGTTTCTATGCATAGGTAAAATATATTCTTCCTTATGCATCGCAGCAGTAAGGCCTATGGAAATCGCCTCTTGACCTATTCCAGAAAACCATTTAGAAATACGGCCTTGACGCAAGAGAATCAACATCTTCTCCTCTATCAATCGCGGCAATAGCATTTTTTTATATAAATCTATAAGCACCTTATGATCTAAGGTATTGCTGTAGAGTTTTTTTAAATCTGTTTGATCTGTATCTATCATTGGTATATACTGTATTTCAAATGTAAGATAATCTACCTACTTCTTTTAAGGTTGTAGTTAAAGAGTAGTTGTCATTTACTAACTTTGTATCAACAATTAGAGATCCATGAAACAACTCCTTTTATTTTTCCTATTTCTTTTTACAATCACCGGCCACAGCCAGCAAAAAGCAGCCGATTCCCTTCCGTTTCAAAAAGAAGTAGGTTTTAAATACGCTTCACTCCTTTTGCCTACCGGACTAGTGAGCTATGGTATTCTGGGGATTAAGAATGATCCTGTAAGAAAATGGGATCGCGATTTTAGAAACAGTCTAGACCCTAATGGGACTAAAACTTTTATAGATGATTACATCCTTTTCACACCTATTGCAGCCGCTTATGGCCTTGATCTTGCTGGAATTAAAGGGAGAAATAACATGCTGGACAAAACCATCATTATAGGAACTGCTACCTTATTGCTATACGCCAGCGTGAATATCATCAAGAACAATACAGACGTAAGAAGACCTAGCGGTAGGTCGCAAAGCAGCTTTCCATCTGGTCACACAGCGATTTCATTTATGGCAGCAGAATTCTTGCACCAAGAATACGGTCAAGTATCAGCATGGTACAGTATAGCAGGTTATTCCATAGCAACAGCTACAGGTTTTTTACGTATTTATAATGACAAACACTGGTTCAGTGACGTTATGGCAGGAGCTGGAATAGGAATTTTATTTACAAAAATCGCTTACTGGCTGCATCCTTTGCTAAAGAATGTTATCTTTAAAAACAAAACACTAGAATCTCACGTACAGTTTCAAATTACACCTCTGTACACCGGTAATGACTTGTTGCTCGCTACTTCACTGAGATTTTAATTACAGAACTTCTAATACTATTTATTAACATGACTAATATCCCGAGTGTAGATCTAGCTGATTTTATGAGCGACGATCCTAAGAGAAAAGAGAAATTTATTAACGAGATAGGTGCAGCCTATGAAGACATTGGTTTTGTTGCTTTAAAAAACCACTTCTTATCTGATGAACTGGTGGAACAATTGTATACGGAAGTGGAGAAATTCTTTCAACTTCCTAAAGACACTAAACTCGGTTACGAACGCGAAGAGTTAAATGGCCAGAGGGGCTATGTATCTTTTGGGAAGGAACACGCTAAAGGAAAAAAAGAAGGAGATTTGAAGGAGTTTTGGCATTTTGGTCAAGAAGTTGCTCCAGATGCCCAGATAGAAGAAGTCTATCCAGATAACGTAAAAGTTAATGAGCTTCCAGAATTTAACAAAATAGGAATGCAAGCCTTCCGCATGCTAGAAAAAACCGGTATTCATGTACTGAGAGCTTTATCACTGCACATAGGTTTGAAGGAAAACTATTTTGACCATTGGGCTAGTAATGGGAACTCGATCTTGAGACCTATTCATTACCCGCCTATCACAAGCGAACCAGATAATGCCGTTCGAGCTGGGGCACATGGAGATATCAACCTTATTACTCTATTAATGGGCGCTAGCGCTCCAGGGTTACAGGTTCAAAATCGCAGCGGGGAATGGATTGATGCTATTGCTCAAGAAGATGAGCTGGTTATTAATGTAGGTGATATGCTACAACGTCACACCAATAACAAACTGCGCTCTACCATTCACAGAGTGGTAAATCCGCCACGTGAATTGTGGCATACGAGCCGCTATTCTATTCCCTTTTTCCTGCATCCACGCAGTGATATGAAATTGGATTGCTTAGAAGAGTGTGTGGATGAGAATAACCCAAAACAATACGAAGACATTACCTCAGGCGATTTCTTACACCAGCGATTAGTAGAGATTGGTCTAATTAAGAAGTAGGTTGTTATGATGAGCAACCCCTGTTGTCTATAGATTTTAGCTCTAGCGATAACTTCTAGTAATAAAGCCCACTGAAAATTGATTCTAGTGGGCTTTTTTTTGTCGCCGCTTTCCATATGGCATTCTTTAAAGAAAATAGAAGTTAATGGCAAAATCGTCTTATTTTGAAAAAGCAAAATGTACTTGGCATTTTTATATAAAACAGCTGTTTATTCACAAATATATAAAATACAACAACACTTAAAATAAAGTACTATTCCAGAGTTAATTTGGATATTAATATGGGTACGCAGTTTAAAGTATATAAAATAATTGAGGTATTGTGAGTTTTTTCTCGTTAGTAGCTGTTATTAAAGACGGCTGTAACTGCTATAACTTCCATTTGCAACAGTAGTTGCACCAACCACATCAAAACGTCTTGTTAAACCCTTAAAATTGGTCCTTATAATCCATATTTTTGTGTTCTTAAAGTAAACTATATGTCAGACACTAAAGTACTCCATTACATCACAGAAGTTTTAGAAAATATGCCTAAAGACTGGATAGGTCTAACAACGCATCGTCTTGATATCTTTGAGGAGAAACTAGCTAAAATTCAATTTTTGGAGCATTTCGAAACCTTGTTTGCAGATAACAATGCGGAAACTTCTGCTTTAACTATACTACCTACCGCCTACGATTATATTCGTTTAGGACATCCGTTATCTTCTATATTAGAATGGGCAATTGCTAAATTGAATCATACGGAATCCGATCATGTGATTAGTTTTTCATCACAGACAATTCCGGTTTTAGCGGTACTTAGAAAAAACTTATTGGATCATAAAAGTACCCAAATACTTTATACGGGGGAACTACCAGAACTATTGGATACCGATTTACTAAGAGATGTTTACGGCTATAGCTTTGAGTTGCGCCAAGTAGATGATCTAGAAAAAGTTGCTGCATTCAATGGTAGCAGCATTTATATTTCGCAAAAAAATGACATCGGTAGTTTTGACCTTAGTACAAACATTGATTTCTTTATCAATGTTCATAATCCTTTAGGAAGTGTTCTATTAGTTAACGGAACAAAAAATAAATCTTATATTTCAGATATTCAGCATGTAAGAAGAAGGGAGACCATAGCCATGACTCCAGCCGATTCTTATACCGCATTAAAATCACTAGTAGAAAAAACACCTCTTGAAAACAGGGAGCTTTCTGCTTTTGAGTTAAATAAAAAGAGTGTCTTGGCATCTATTGCAAGGGTTACAGGTTCCCACACAAAAGCCCTAGTAGGTTCTTGTGGGTTATCTATTCAGTATGCGATCATGATGGGACTTGTGGATGAGGCATTAGAAAAACATCCTGGTAAGGCGATCAAGTTTATTGTCCCCCCTAATTGTTATGGTGGAACAAATGATCAAGCTAGACGAGTAGCAGCTTGCCTTGACACGGTTGAAGTGGTTGATTTACCGGTGGATGGTGATAACGATATGGTTAAAAGTATTGATGCGGTTTTAAATCAAATAGCTAATGAAGATGCTATACCTTATATCATTGCTGAGATCCCCACCAACCCTAGAGTTGAAGTTCCCGATCTCCTACAACTAAAAGCTGCTTTAACTAAAGAGCGTACTACCAAAACCGGTGAACCTGCTATAGACCCTGTTTTTATTTTAGATCAAACATTTTGCCCTAATGTTCACTTTTTAGGAGATGGAAAAATACTCTCTACTATAAGAACCATATCTTATGCTAGTGGGTCAAAATTCCCTAGTGGTGGTCAATGTACCGCTGGATTTTGTGTAGGAAACAAAAAAACAGTCTCCTTGATGGAAAAAGTTGAAAAGCATTTAATTTTCTGTGATAACGAGGCGACTGATCTGCAATATGAAATATTAGCAAGACAAATGCCTTCGATGAATCAACGAATAAACGATGCTTATAAAAACACTCGTGAGTTTGTAAATTTCATCGCTACAACGTTACCAGCGGCTAAAATTAATTTTGTGTCTGAAGAACTTGCTGATCAAGGATTTACGCCATCGGTATTTTCATTAGATCTTCCTACTAAAGGGGCAACCGATGAAGAAAAAGAATCATATAAAAGGACTTTAAATCTTAAATTGATCCACTTAATGATTGCAGAAATCCCGGAAGAAAGTAAATTTTGTGTGAGCTACGGCCAATTAAAAGGATGTTACTGGACTGTGCCTGCAACCTCGACTCAAGGTACTACTAAAGAAGGCGATAAGGATTACATTGTACGTGCTTCACTTTCCCCAAATTTAGATTTGGAGCGTCATAAAAAAGTGTTTTTAGAATTTGTTGAACAACTTTAATAGGACCTCCCATAAGCGGAGTCTTGTGAGGGATTCTTAGCATCAGTGGCTAAATCTGTCGCATTTACTAATCTGAGAAATGACACCGGCTTTTTTTGTAGGCCAAAGACATCAGTATAAAAAGCAGCAAAATCATAGACTTGATTTTTGCTGCTTTTTTATTGGTGTATAAATGACATATTAAAAGAAATAAAGGTCTTTGAATAAACCAGACTTCTCCCAACTCTAGTATATTGCAATAGTAAATCAGTATTATGAAATTAAACTTATTGTCTTGTGATGCGCAGCGACCAGATAGAAGATCTATAGCCCAATGTATTTCAGAGATTTCCGCTCAAATGAATGAATCCTTATCCAATGAATTGACTGATATACTTCTAGAAGGAGATGCAGTAGACATTGAGGTAGAAGATAAAAACACTGCCACTGCGTTAAGATTGTTGCGAAAACTAAGTATTGACTACGAGATTATAGAATAATTTTAACCATGATCAGGCTTTTAAAACACCGTTTTTTTTGATTTTTTTGATCATAATTTGTAGCTGCAAAAGCTCTAATATTAAAGTGACCAATACACTACAGATTAGAGAATTTCTTCAAGATCCTAGAGATCTTTTGGAATTAAAAAATATAAAATTTGATAAGTCAGTAGTAATGACAGACAGTATTACCAAAGAGTTCTCCTTTGAGTTAGCACATAATACTCTGAAATATAAAGATAATAAAGGTACGGCTGCTGTTTTAAAGTATTCTGTGATAAAACCAAATAATAATTGGCCATTTGGCACTAACCTAATTATGACAAGGTATTATGAAACTTCCATAAAAGATTTTCCTTTTAAAAACAATCTTAAGATAGGTTCTTCATTAAGCGAGTTTCAAAAACATTTTGGAAAACCAAATAAAACAGAAAATAATTATTCATATTACTTTAAATACGTAACTTTTAAAAGCACGATGACTTTAGAATCTTATAATGATATTTTTACTAAAATCATCATTGAATCCCAAGATTGTAATTTTTTTAAAGATAATAATTCCAGACCATAACAACTCAATTTATTTTTTTTATAGAATCAACGCCATTGTTGTAAATAACAAATCAACCTATGACCATATTAATGATACTACACGAATCTACGAACTACTCCACTGGAATTTCAGCAGGTAGCGCCGTTTTTTCTTCTATTGCCGTGGTCTGTTCTTGGACTAGAAACAGAAGTCTCTTATGGGCTTTTATTGCTGGGGTATTCAATATCTTTTACGTTATCTACTGGTATTTTACGCGTACCGAAGAAGAGCAAAGAAAGTAATAGACGTCATTAAGACGTTCATTTATTTATGCTTCAATTCCCAAAGCTCTACCTCTTCTAAATCACGCCAGTGTGGATCGCGTTTTGTTTTCTCTGAAGCTGAATTTACTCGTTTTTTAAAGCAACGCTCCAGTTGGAATCGATCGTTTTCTGCAAGCTCCTTTTCTATAGGATGCTCTTTAGTTACCTCTGTTATTTGTGCAAGATTAGAAAACAAAATAACTAATTTACCATCTTCAGACAAGCGCTCTTTTGCTCCTTCAAAGAATGCTGGGAATAGATCTTCGTTATAGTAAATGGCCTCGTCTAATCCATCAATATCTTGTGATGCAGGTAACCATGGCGGGTTAAACACAATAAGTTCTACTTGCTTATCCAACTTGCCAAAAAGTGGTGCCTGTTCCAGTTCTATCTTACGAGATAACTTTGTTTCTCCCATAAATTCAGTAAGACCGATGATAGCATTCGGGTTCACATCTGTAGCAAAGACTTTTTGAAAACTATATTTAACCATTTGAAGAGCGAGAACACCAGATCCTGTTCCTACATCAAATGCAGCTTTCTTAGGTCCCTCATAACGTTCTAAATAGTTGTCAAAAACTTCCAAATGCTCAAAGCGTGTTGGGAAATAGACCCCGTAATAAGGATGTATTTTATTGCGTAGTACGGGAATGGAAATCCCTTTTTTAAACCATTGCCAGGAGCTGTTGAGTCCTTGAATTAGAGGAAGAGGCAAATGAAATTCACTGATGTCTGGGTATAATTTCTCTAACCAACCTATGGAAGGCGCTTTTTTAACCTCCAGTTGATTTTGAACTATTTCCAACAAAATAAGATGAGACATCTTGCGGTACGTATCCCTGTAAATTTGCTGTTCTTGATAAGTTTTATTAGGCAACTTATTTTTAAGGTGCACATGTAATTCCTTGAGCAGATTCAGTCCATTGCTGTAAAATGATCTTATAAGAACCACTTTACCCTCTTCTAAGTTGTTCATAGTAGTAACAAGATTAGAATCAGCATCATAAAATGCTGGTCGCTCTGTTAGGTCTATTGGTGTAGGTCTGTTAATCGTTATATCTGTACTCATGAATAGGTTTTGATGATTGGTAATATAAGGTATTTTATCGCTTTTACCTTATTGATAATGGCGTGACCACTAAGGTGGTCGGGTTTTTCGTTTCAATTCCTCGCATGGAGCCCAATAAAAATGGGCGCCATGCTGCGGGATTTCCACTGCAATCCCTCACGCATACTCATAATTAAAACTGCTTGTCTCCATTAAAATCAAAACAAAAACAGACACCTTTAATTACAAAAAACGCCCAAAAGATATCTGCAAGTTTAAAACATTTAAAAGAAATTCATCTTATTTTTTTTTACTAAAAAGAGGCCTGAAAGTTGTCATTAAAATTTAAATTAAAGTAAATCTTTACAAGAATAGCTCTACCATTTCACAGGCTTCATTCCGTGTTCTTGTAAATAGCGATTGGTCTTAGAAAAATGCTGGTTCCCGAACCAGTAGCCCCTATTAGCACTTAAAGGCGATGGATGTCCGGTTTCTAGAATAAAATGGAATTTAGCATCTATAAGCTTTGCCTTTCCTTTAGCAAATCCGCCCCAGAGAAGAAACACTACATCTTTGCGCTCATCAGATATTTTTTTAATAACCGCATCCGTAAATTTTTCCCAACCTTTTTTCTGATGACTACCGGCCATTGATTCCTGTACAGTAAGGACGGTATTGAGCAATAAAACCCCTTGGTCAGCCCAGCGTTCTAAATTCCCAGATTCTGGATACGGCTGATTTAAATCCTTAGAGATTTCTTTAAATATATTGATCAAACTAGGTGGGTGTTTAATGCCATCTGCTACAGAGAAGCACAGACCGTTAGCCTGTCCAGCACCATGATAAGGATCCTGACCTATAATCACTACTTTTACTTGTTCATAAGGGGTGCGATCAAAAGCCGCAAATATTTTATTTCCTGGCGGGTAACAAGTGTTTTCTCCGTATTCATGCCTGACAAATTCTGTCAAGTCTTCAAAGTAAGGTTCACTAAACTCTTCACGCAGCACTTCTCTCCAACTCGCTTCTATCTGTATGGACATGTTTCTTTTTGGGTAAAGTTAAAAGAAGTTTTTGAGTTTACTAGTTCATGATTCTTGGAGTTGATAAGATTTTTAAGTATTAAACACTGAATTAACAGCAAAGCCATTCAGAATAAATTCTGCTTATGGGAACTGCCCGCTGGACCATAGAGCTATCCTATAACCCAAAACTCATAATTCACAGTTCACGACTCACAAACTCACCGACTCACTTACTCAAAAACTCACAGCTCACGACTCACAAACTCACCGCTAAATACGTACTTTTGTAAAAATCAAAAATCTCTCATGCTTATATTAGGAATCGCAGGTGGAACCGGTAGTGGAAAAACCACCGTGGTAGAACAAATGGTTCATGAATACCCCGATCACGAAGTAACTGTGATCTCTCAAGATTCTTACTATAAAGACACTAGCGACCTGACTTACGAGGAACGTACTAAAATAAACTTCGATCATCCTGAAAGTATCGATTTTGATTTGTTAGAAAAGCATCTTTTGCAACTCAAAGAAGGGAAAACTATTGATCAACCGGTTTACAGCTTTAAGGAACACAACCGTACAGGAGAAACTATAAAAACGGCACCTAGTAAAGTAGTTATCGTAGAAGGTATTTTAATCCTTACCATGCCACGTATTCGGAAGTTATTTGATATAAAAGTATACATTGATTGCGATAGCGATGAGCGATTGATCAGAAGGTTAAAACGCGATATCGCAGACCGTGGTCGCAATTTGAACGAAGTACTGGAACGTTATCAAAATACGTTAAAGCCTATGCACCAACAATTTATAGAGTCTACCAAGTTGTATGCAGATGTGATTATCCCTACCAACCGATTCAATTCAGTAGGTGTTAAAATCTTGCGCACTATTATTGACCAAAAACTAGGATAATTTCTTAAATTTCCACCTATGGGACTGAAAAAATTAAAGACGAATCCATATTGGAAGTTTTTTAGTAATAAGTATACGCTTATTACCCTCTTTTTTGCGGTCTGGATTTTATTTCTAGACGCAAATGCGTGGATGACGTCACACAGAACTATAGACGAGCAACTTTCTGAAAAAGAACAAAATGCCGATTTCTATATGAAAGGGATTGCACGGGATCAAGCAAGAATAGCTTCTTTGCAAGACAGTTTAGGCTTAGAGAAATTTGCCAGAGAACGATACTTAATGAAACGTAAT of Nonlabens sp. Ci31 contains these proteins:
- a CDS encoding thiamine pyrophosphate-dependent enzyme; translation: MIDTDQTDLKKLYSNTLDHKVLIDLYKKMLLPRLIEEKMLILLRQGRISKWFSGIGQEAISIGLTAAMHKEEYILPMHRNLGVFTSREIPLWKLFAQWQGKVDGFTKGRDRSFHFGTQEYKIVGMISHLGPQLGVADGIALAQKMNNTGKATAVFTGEGGTSEGDFHEALNVASVWSLPVLFCIENNGYGLSTPTSEQYNCEHLADRALGYGMESHIIDGNNIIEVYTKISSILNDMREHPHPVLIEFKTFRRRGHEEASGTKYVPDDLLEYWEQRDPLSRFEQFLLEDHVISSDQIQNWKKEFKQKINHGLDTAFAKALPESTPELELADVFAPHTFNQVQQENSTQNIRVVDAIKDGLEEAMDAYDNLVIMGQDIAEYGGVFKITDGFVEKYGKERVRNTPICESAIVEAAMGLSIAGMKAVVEMQFADFVSSGFNPIVNYLAKSYYRWNQKADVVIRMPCGAGVGAGPFHSQTNEAWFYTVPGLKIVYPSSPADAKGLLIASIEDPNPVLFFEHKALYRSIYNDVPDGYYNIELGKALSICEGNDATIITFGAGVHWAKQLIDEEGLSIDLIDLRSLIPLDKEAIIKSVHKTGKVLLVTEDNLTGSVISDIAAFINEDCFEYLDAPVMRLGSIDTPIPFEKGLEDNYLPVHLLKEKLKKLLDY
- the ung gene encoding uracil-DNA glycosylase, with the translated sequence MSIQIEASWREVLREEFSEPYFEDLTEFVRHEYGENTCYPPGNKIFAAFDRTPYEQVKVVIIGQDPYHGAGQANGLCFSVADGIKHPPSLINIFKEISKDLNQPYPESGNLERWADQGVLLLNTVLTVQESMAGSHQKKGWEKFTDAVIKKISDERKDVVFLLWGGFAKGKAKLIDAKFHFILETGHPSPLSANRGYWFGNQHFSKTNRYLQEHGMKPVKW
- a CDS encoding PLP-dependent transferase: MSDTKVLHYITEVLENMPKDWIGLTTHRLDIFEEKLAKIQFLEHFETLFADNNAETSALTILPTAYDYIRLGHPLSSILEWAIAKLNHTESDHVISFSSQTIPVLAVLRKNLLDHKSTQILYTGELPELLDTDLLRDVYGYSFELRQVDDLEKVAAFNGSSIYISQKNDIGSFDLSTNIDFFINVHNPLGSVLLVNGTKNKSYISDIQHVRRRETIAMTPADSYTALKSLVEKTPLENRELSAFELNKKSVLASIARVTGSHTKALVGSCGLSIQYAIMMGLVDEALEKHPGKAIKFIVPPNCYGGTNDQARRVAACLDTVEVVDLPVDGDNDMVKSIDAVLNQIANEDAIPYIIAEIPTNPRVEVPDLLQLKAALTKERTTKTGEPAIDPVFILDQTFCPNVHFLGDGKILSTIRTISYASGSKFPSGGQCTAGFCVGNKKTVSLMEKVEKHLIFCDNEATDLQYEILARQMPSMNQRINDAYKNTREFVNFIATTLPAAKINFVSEELADQGFTPSVFSLDLPTKGATDEEKESYKRTLNLKLIHLMIAEIPEESKFCVSYGQLKGCYWTVPATSTQGTTKEGDKDYIVRASLSPNLDLERHKKVFLEFVEQL
- the udk gene encoding uridine kinase, whose protein sequence is MLILGIAGGTGSGKTTVVEQMVHEYPDHEVTVISQDSYYKDTSDLTYEERTKINFDHPESIDFDLLEKHLLQLKEGKTIDQPVYSFKEHNRTGETIKTAPSKVVIVEGILILTMPRIRKLFDIKVYIDCDSDERLIRRLKRDIADRGRNLNEVLERYQNTLKPMHQQFIESTKLYADVIIPTNRFNSVGVKILRTIIDQKLG
- a CDS encoding phosphatase PAP2 family protein — protein: MKQLLLFFLFLFTITGHSQQKAADSLPFQKEVGFKYASLLLPTGLVSYGILGIKNDPVRKWDRDFRNSLDPNGTKTFIDDYILFTPIAAAYGLDLAGIKGRNNMLDKTIIIGTATLLLYASVNIIKNNTDVRRPSGRSQSSFPSGHTAISFMAAEFLHQEYGQVSAWYSIAGYSIATATGFLRIYNDKHWFSDVMAGAGIGILFTKIAYWLHPLLKNVIFKNKTLESHVQFQITPLYTGNDLLLATSLRF
- a CDS encoding FtsB family cell division protein, which gives rise to MGLKKLKTNPYWKFFSNKYTLITLFFAVWILFLDANAWMTSHRTIDEQLSEKEQNADFYMKGIARDQARIASLQDSLGLEKFARERYLMKRNNEEVFIIQHPDSVKTKD
- a CDS encoding isopenicillin N synthase family dioxygenase, which produces MTNIPSVDLADFMSDDPKRKEKFINEIGAAYEDIGFVALKNHFLSDELVEQLYTEVEKFFQLPKDTKLGYEREELNGQRGYVSFGKEHAKGKKEGDLKEFWHFGQEVAPDAQIEEVYPDNVKVNELPEFNKIGMQAFRMLEKTGIHVLRALSLHIGLKENYFDHWASNGNSILRPIHYPPITSEPDNAVRAGAHGDINLITLLMGASAPGLQVQNRSGEWIDAIAQEDELVINVGDMLQRHTNNKLRSTIHRVVNPPRELWHTSRYSIPFFLHPRSDMKLDCLEECVDENNPKQYEDITSGDFLHQRLVEIGLIKK
- a CDS encoding methyltransferase, whose amino-acid sequence is MSTDITINRPTPIDLTERPAFYDADSNLVTTMNNLEEGKVVLIRSFYSNGLNLLKELHVHLKNKLPNKTYQEQQIYRDTYRKMSHLILLEIVQNQLEVKKAPSIGWLEKLYPDISEFHLPLPLIQGLNSSWQWFKKGISIPVLRNKIHPYYGVYFPTRFEHLEVFDNYLERYEGPKKAAFDVGTGSGVLALQMVKYSFQKVFATDVNPNAIIGLTEFMGETKLSRKIELEQAPLFGKLDKQVELIVFNPPWLPASQDIDGLDEAIYYNEDLFPAFFEGAKERLSEDGKLVILFSNLAQITEVTKEHPIEKELAENDRFQLERCFKKRVNSASEKTKRDPHWRDLEEVELWELKHK